One part of the Apium graveolens cultivar Ventura unplaced genomic scaffold, ASM990537v1 ctg925, whole genome shotgun sequence genome encodes these proteins:
- the LOC141705703 gene encoding type IV inositol polyphosphate 5-phosphatase 3-like isoform X2 — protein sequence MKPLHRSKNHHELGMVVRKLLHIRDKKKHDHIDDAVEDDFHNTECDTEEICVWPRESKFEDNEGESVVIDPNGNLKDSLPRSRRRNSETFRAQYITTKELRVCAGTWNVGGELPTGDLNIEEWLDMREPADIYVLGFQEIIPLNAGNIFGAEDSRPIPKWEHIIGETLNKIQPVKAKCKCYTNPPSPSRFKQSKDFPHIDDDVVLETDSDEQDEIYSSTDESNSNEDGNELITGQEVLPSVGASSPTSRDNLKDSEVNAQASVLKRSNGIKKTLSKSEMVGLSWAEPPLDLLAQCILDRTDSLKSSNSFKASKSFKVFDSSKSSLNNDARVQSDAASISKVDIESLVNRKRKSHYVKIVSKQMVGIFVTLWVRRSLRRHIQNVNVSTVGVGVMGYIGNKGSISVSMSIYQTLFCFICTHLSAGEKEAEAIKRNADVRAIHRRTHFNSFSSIALPKSIHDHERIIWLGDLNYRINLPYDETRQLISKRNWSELAEYDQLAREFRRGRAFDGWSEGTLNFPPTYKYELNSEKYYGEDPKIGRRTPAWCDRVISFGKGMKLISYRRTEHRISDHRPVAATYMAEVEVFCPKRLQKALSYTDAEIEHDESVAAMAFDGTSTSKLGSGQASNLH from the exons ATGAAGCCCCTCCATCGTTCCAAGAATCACCATGAG CTTGGTATGGTAGTCAGGAAATTGTTGCATATTAGAGATAAGAAGAAACATGATCACATTGATGATGCGGTGGAGGATGATTTCCATAATACTGAATGTGATACAGAAG AAATTTGTGTGTGGCCAAGAGAATCCAAATTTGAAGATAACGAAGGCGAGTCCGTCGTAATTGATCCTAACGGTAAT CTTAAGGATTCGCTTCCTAGATCAAGAAGACGAAACTCTGAGACATTCAGGGCACAGTATATAACTACAAAAGAACTGAG AGTATGTGCTGGTACGTGGAATGTTGGAGGTGAACTTCCAACAGGTGACCTAAATATTGAAGAATGGTTAGATATGAGAGAACCTGCTGACATATATGTCCTCGG TTTTCAGGAGATCATACCATTAAATGCTGGCAATATCTTTGGTGCTGAGGATAGTCGTCCTATTCCAAAATGGGAACACATCATTGGTGAAACACTTAATAAAATTCAACCTGTAAAAGCGAAGTGCAAATGCTACACTAATCCTCCTTCTCCATCAAGATTTAAGCAATCTAAAGATTTTCCCCATATAGATGATGACGTAGTGCTCGAAACTGATAGTGATGAGCAGGATGAGATATATTCGTCGACTGACGAGTCCAATTCTAATGAGGACGGAAATGAACTAATTACAGGGCAAGAGGTGCTTCCATCTGTGGGCGCTTCATCCCCTACTTCTAGGGATAATTTAA AAGATTCTGAAGTAAATGCACAAGCATCTGTTTTAAAACGTAGCAATGGAATAAAGAAAACTCTTAGCAAGTCAGAAATGGTGGGCTTAAGCTGGGCTGAGCCACCATTGGATCTTTTGGCTCAGTGTATTTTAGATAGGACTGATTCACTTAAATCCTCGAACTCTTTCAAAGCTTCTAAATCTTTTAAGGTGTTTGATTCTTCCAAGTCATCTCTAAATAATGATGCTAGAGTCCAGTCAGATGCAGCTTCTATCTCAAAAGTTGACATCGAATCGCTTGTGAATCGGAAGAGAAAATCCCACTATGTAAAGATAGTAAGTAAGCAAATGGTTGGTATTTTTGTCACTCTATGGGTCCGCCGCAGTTTGCGAAGACATATCCAAAATGTAAATGTGTCTACTGTTGGCGTTGGTGTCATGGGTTACATAGGCAACAAG GGTTCAATATCAGTCAGCATGTCTATATACCAAACTCTTTTCTGTTTTATATGTACTCACCTTTCAGCTGGTGAAAAAGAAGCTGAGGCAATTAAAAGAAATGCTGATGTGCGTGCTATACATCGTAGGACCCATTTTAATTCCTTTTCAAGCATTGCTCTTCCTAAAAGCATTCATGATCACGA GAGAATTATTTGGTTAGGAGATCTTAATTATCGCATAAATTTGCCCTACGATGAAACACGCCAGCTTATCTCCAAAAGGAACTGGTCTGAGCTGGCTGAGTATGACCAG CTTGCTCGAGAATTTAGAAGAGGTAGAGCATTTGATGGATGGTCGGAAGGTACTTTAAACTTTCCACCAACTTATAAGTATGAGTTGAATTCAGAGAAGTACTATGGAGAAGATCCTAAAATTGGTAGGCGAACTCCAGCATG GTGTGACCGCGTCATATCATTTGGGAAAGGGATGAAACTAATAAGCTACAGAAGGACCGAGCACAGGATTTCTGATCACCGACCTGTGGCTGCTACATATATGGCAGAGGTGGAAGTTTTTTGTCCAAAGAGGTTACAAAAGGCCCTTTCTTATACTGATGCCGAGATTGAACATGACGAATCTGTTGCCGCCATGGCATTTGATGGTACTAGTACGAGTAAGCTAGGATCAGGACAAGCAAGTAATTTACATTAG
- the LOC141705703 gene encoding type IV inositol polyphosphate 5-phosphatase 3-like isoform X1 — MKPLHRSKNHHELGMVVRKLLHIRDKKKHDHIDDAVEDDFHNTECDTEEICVWPRESKFEDNEGESVVIDPNGNLKDSLPRSRRRNSETFRAQYITTKELRVCAGTWNVGGELPTGDLNIEEWLDMREPADIYVLGFQEIIPLNAGNIFGAEDSRPIPKWEHIIGETLNKIQPVKAKCKCYTNPPSPSRFKQSKDFPHIDDDVVLETDSDEQDEIYSSTDESNSNEDGNELITGQEVLPSVGASSPTSRDNLSKLIDKQLPRHLNSPKTLTRLNCLPTEDSEVNAQASVLKRSNGIKKTLSKSEMVGLSWAEPPLDLLAQCILDRTDSLKSSNSFKASKSFKVFDSSKSSLNNDARVQSDAASISKVDIESLVNRKRKSHYVKIVSKQMVGIFVTLWVRRSLRRHIQNVNVSTVGVGVMGYIGNKGSISVSMSIYQTLFCFICTHLSAGEKEAEAIKRNADVRAIHRRTHFNSFSSIALPKSIHDHERIIWLGDLNYRINLPYDETRQLISKRNWSELAEYDQLAREFRRGRAFDGWSEGTLNFPPTYKYELNSEKYYGEDPKIGRRTPAWCDRVISFGKGMKLISYRRTEHRISDHRPVAATYMAEVEVFCPKRLQKALSYTDAEIEHDESVAAMAFDGTSTSKLGSGQASNLH; from the exons ATGAAGCCCCTCCATCGTTCCAAGAATCACCATGAG CTTGGTATGGTAGTCAGGAAATTGTTGCATATTAGAGATAAGAAGAAACATGATCACATTGATGATGCGGTGGAGGATGATTTCCATAATACTGAATGTGATACAGAAG AAATTTGTGTGTGGCCAAGAGAATCCAAATTTGAAGATAACGAAGGCGAGTCCGTCGTAATTGATCCTAACGGTAAT CTTAAGGATTCGCTTCCTAGATCAAGAAGACGAAACTCTGAGACATTCAGGGCACAGTATATAACTACAAAAGAACTGAG AGTATGTGCTGGTACGTGGAATGTTGGAGGTGAACTTCCAACAGGTGACCTAAATATTGAAGAATGGTTAGATATGAGAGAACCTGCTGACATATATGTCCTCGG TTTTCAGGAGATCATACCATTAAATGCTGGCAATATCTTTGGTGCTGAGGATAGTCGTCCTATTCCAAAATGGGAACACATCATTGGTGAAACACTTAATAAAATTCAACCTGTAAAAGCGAAGTGCAAATGCTACACTAATCCTCCTTCTCCATCAAGATTTAAGCAATCTAAAGATTTTCCCCATATAGATGATGACGTAGTGCTCGAAACTGATAGTGATGAGCAGGATGAGATATATTCGTCGACTGACGAGTCCAATTCTAATGAGGACGGAAATGAACTAATTACAGGGCAAGAGGTGCTTCCATCTGTGGGCGCTTCATCCCCTACTTCTAGGGATAATTTAAGTAAGTTAATTGACAAACAGTTACCGAGACATCTTAATTCTCCAAAAACATTGACTAGGCTAAACTGTCTCCCAACAGAAGATTCTGAAGTAAATGCACAAGCATCTGTTTTAAAACGTAGCAATGGAATAAAGAAAACTCTTAGCAAGTCAGAAATGGTGGGCTTAAGCTGGGCTGAGCCACCATTGGATCTTTTGGCTCAGTGTATTTTAGATAGGACTGATTCACTTAAATCCTCGAACTCTTTCAAAGCTTCTAAATCTTTTAAGGTGTTTGATTCTTCCAAGTCATCTCTAAATAATGATGCTAGAGTCCAGTCAGATGCAGCTTCTATCTCAAAAGTTGACATCGAATCGCTTGTGAATCGGAAGAGAAAATCCCACTATGTAAAGATAGTAAGTAAGCAAATGGTTGGTATTTTTGTCACTCTATGGGTCCGCCGCAGTTTGCGAAGACATATCCAAAATGTAAATGTGTCTACTGTTGGCGTTGGTGTCATGGGTTACATAGGCAACAAG GGTTCAATATCAGTCAGCATGTCTATATACCAAACTCTTTTCTGTTTTATATGTACTCACCTTTCAGCTGGTGAAAAAGAAGCTGAGGCAATTAAAAGAAATGCTGATGTGCGTGCTATACATCGTAGGACCCATTTTAATTCCTTTTCAAGCATTGCTCTTCCTAAAAGCATTCATGATCACGA GAGAATTATTTGGTTAGGAGATCTTAATTATCGCATAAATTTGCCCTACGATGAAACACGCCAGCTTATCTCCAAAAGGAACTGGTCTGAGCTGGCTGAGTATGACCAG CTTGCTCGAGAATTTAGAAGAGGTAGAGCATTTGATGGATGGTCGGAAGGTACTTTAAACTTTCCACCAACTTATAAGTATGAGTTGAATTCAGAGAAGTACTATGGAGAAGATCCTAAAATTGGTAGGCGAACTCCAGCATG GTGTGACCGCGTCATATCATTTGGGAAAGGGATGAAACTAATAAGCTACAGAAGGACCGAGCACAGGATTTCTGATCACCGACCTGTGGCTGCTACATATATGGCAGAGGTGGAAGTTTTTTGTCCAAAGAGGTTACAAAAGGCCCTTTCTTATACTGATGCCGAGATTGAACATGACGAATCTGTTGCCGCCATGGCATTTGATGGTACTAGTACGAGTAAGCTAGGATCAGGACAAGCAAGTAATTTACATTAG
- the LOC141705703 gene encoding type IV inositol polyphosphate 5-phosphatase 3-like isoform X3, translating into MREPADIYVLGFQEIIPLNAGNIFGAEDSRPIPKWEHIIGETLNKIQPVKAKCKCYTNPPSPSRFKQSKDFPHIDDDVVLETDSDEQDEIYSSTDESNSNEDGNELITGQEVLPSVGASSPTSRDNLSKLIDKQLPRHLNSPKTLTRLNCLPTEDSEVNAQASVLKRSNGIKKTLSKSEMVGLSWAEPPLDLLAQCILDRTDSLKSSNSFKASKSFKVFDSSKSSLNNDARVQSDAASISKVDIESLVNRKRKSHYVKIVSKQMVGIFVTLWVRRSLRRHIQNVNVSTVGVGVMGYIGNKGSISVSMSIYQTLFCFICTHLSAGEKEAEAIKRNADVRAIHRRTHFNSFSSIALPKSIHDHERIIWLGDLNYRINLPYDETRQLISKRNWSELAEYDQLAREFRRGRAFDGWSEGTLNFPPTYKYELNSEKYYGEDPKIGRRTPAWCDRVISFGKGMKLISYRRTEHRISDHRPVAATYMAEVEVFCPKRLQKALSYTDAEIEHDESVAAMAFDGTSTSKLGSGQASNLH; encoded by the exons ATGAGAGAACCTGCTGACATATATGTCCTCGG TTTTCAGGAGATCATACCATTAAATGCTGGCAATATCTTTGGTGCTGAGGATAGTCGTCCTATTCCAAAATGGGAACACATCATTGGTGAAACACTTAATAAAATTCAACCTGTAAAAGCGAAGTGCAAATGCTACACTAATCCTCCTTCTCCATCAAGATTTAAGCAATCTAAAGATTTTCCCCATATAGATGATGACGTAGTGCTCGAAACTGATAGTGATGAGCAGGATGAGATATATTCGTCGACTGACGAGTCCAATTCTAATGAGGACGGAAATGAACTAATTACAGGGCAAGAGGTGCTTCCATCTGTGGGCGCTTCATCCCCTACTTCTAGGGATAATTTAAGTAAGTTAATTGACAAACAGTTACCGAGACATCTTAATTCTCCAAAAACATTGACTAGGCTAAACTGTCTCCCAACAGAAGATTCTGAAGTAAATGCACAAGCATCTGTTTTAAAACGTAGCAATGGAATAAAGAAAACTCTTAGCAAGTCAGAAATGGTGGGCTTAAGCTGGGCTGAGCCACCATTGGATCTTTTGGCTCAGTGTATTTTAGATAGGACTGATTCACTTAAATCCTCGAACTCTTTCAAAGCTTCTAAATCTTTTAAGGTGTTTGATTCTTCCAAGTCATCTCTAAATAATGATGCTAGAGTCCAGTCAGATGCAGCTTCTATCTCAAAAGTTGACATCGAATCGCTTGTGAATCGGAAGAGAAAATCCCACTATGTAAAGATAGTAAGTAAGCAAATGGTTGGTATTTTTGTCACTCTATGGGTCCGCCGCAGTTTGCGAAGACATATCCAAAATGTAAATGTGTCTACTGTTGGCGTTGGTGTCATGGGTTACATAGGCAACAAG GGTTCAATATCAGTCAGCATGTCTATATACCAAACTCTTTTCTGTTTTATATGTACTCACCTTTCAGCTGGTGAAAAAGAAGCTGAGGCAATTAAAAGAAATGCTGATGTGCGTGCTATACATCGTAGGACCCATTTTAATTCCTTTTCAAGCATTGCTCTTCCTAAAAGCATTCATGATCACGA GAGAATTATTTGGTTAGGAGATCTTAATTATCGCATAAATTTGCCCTACGATGAAACACGCCAGCTTATCTCCAAAAGGAACTGGTCTGAGCTGGCTGAGTATGACCAG CTTGCTCGAGAATTTAGAAGAGGTAGAGCATTTGATGGATGGTCGGAAGGTACTTTAAACTTTCCACCAACTTATAAGTATGAGTTGAATTCAGAGAAGTACTATGGAGAAGATCCTAAAATTGGTAGGCGAACTCCAGCATG GTGTGACCGCGTCATATCATTTGGGAAAGGGATGAAACTAATAAGCTACAGAAGGACCGAGCACAGGATTTCTGATCACCGACCTGTGGCTGCTACATATATGGCAGAGGTGGAAGTTTTTTGTCCAAAGAGGTTACAAAAGGCCCTTTCTTATACTGATGCCGAGATTGAACATGACGAATCTGTTGCCGCCATGGCATTTGATGGTACTAGTACGAGTAAGCTAGGATCAGGACAAGCAAGTAATTTACATTAG
- the LOC141705705 gene encoding uncharacterized protein LOC141705705, which yields MHVLFECGFARTVWALAGLLRQVVRVQNKSCFEMMVRLFQTVTRYQCVMVEMICWSLWNRRNKWVWDQANGSAFGVKEAALNLLTEWRKARVIERQDVCRATAGLQVWSKPPVGWKKVTVDVGTSIEGYVGIGRIIRDEGGQFLRGRSGRIVGNWKANEAEALSIKEALFWAKSLGSDYCIFESDSQQLIEACKGKQGASYFHTIVSDIIDLSKYFDHVLFNLVRRSANSVAHLLATHSLSDLREWVDYPPQLIHHVLHNDCS from the coding sequence ATGCACGTATTGTTTGAGTGTGGTTTTGCGAGGACAGTGTGGGCTTTAGCTGGTTTACTGAGGCAAGTGGTGAGAGTGCAAAATAAATCTTGCTTTGAAATGATGGTTCGATTATTTCAAACAGTAACCAGATATCAGTGTGTTATGGTTGAGATGATTTGTTGGAGCTTGTGGAATCGAAGGAATAAGTGGGTCTGGGATCAAGCTAATGGTTCTGCTTTTGGAGTTAAGGAAGCTGCGTTGAATCTTCTTACAGAATGGAGGAAAGCCAGAGTGATAGAGAGGCAAGATGTATGTAGAGCTACTGCTGGACTTCAGGTTTGGAGTAAGCCACCGGTAGGTTGGAAGAAGGTAACTGTTGATGTTGGAACGAGTATAGAGGGATATGTTGGGATAGGAAGGATTATTCGGGATGAGGGGGGTCAGTTTTTGCGAGGAAGAAGTGGTCGTATTGTTGGGAACTGGAAGGCTAACGAAGCGGAGGCCCTTAGTATAAAAGAAGCTTTGTTTTGGGCAAAAAGTCTGGGGTCGGATTATTGCATTTTTGAATCAGACTCACAACAACTGATTGAGGCATGTAAAGGCAAGCAAGGAGCTAGTTATTTCCATACTATTGTGTCGGATATTATTGATTTAAGTAAGTACTTTGATCATGTGCTATTTAACTTAGTTCGTAGGTCTGCGAATAGTGTAGCACACTTGTTAGCTACACATTCTTTGTCTGACCTGAGAGAGTGGGTTGACTATCCACCTCAGTTAATTCATCATGTACTGCATAATGATTGTTCTTAA
- the LOC141705706 gene encoding uncharacterized protein LOC141705706, with protein sequence MTASLWRPKERMEVHELGGFQYSFVFYHILDMQRVLEGGPWSFEQNMLVCNQLVEDEDPHNVKLQGADMWIQVYDIPKGFISENVLKNVGNAIGRYIRSDPINFNGMWKEYVRIRVALNVEKPLKRRMKLKRDSNAWNWINFKYERMSSFCFVCGIIGHLERECNVVYVNPEKVVERAYGAWLKAPNRNNKAGPGARWLRIGNEGGTRWSANKNIGMGSSNTAYGGRKVDERFMDVDGGIPRSFRGSRVYQGPPDIMSLLAWNCRGLANSRAIRFLKETVYQYRPSIVFLSETLVKNKKIADICRAIGFSSYHAVDVQGHGGGLALLWKIDGGVQVLDSCNNYIDFEVSHDQEDFNDMLFAHEKKGGRPHPRGLLKGFSDMIIGCGLIDLGFEGDKFTWEKSRGTKNWVQERLDRCLVNQGWKNLFPEVVVKVGDVSTSDHIPIFPSLNRKVYVQKGRRFKFENMWIREKDCYGLIKDCWNAGV encoded by the exons ATGACGGCTTCATTATGGAGGCCAAAAGAAAGAATGGAAGTGCATGAATTGGGAGGGTTTCAATACTCTTTTGTCTTTTATCACATCCTGGATATGCAGAGGGTTTTGGAAGGGGGGCCTTGGTCTTTTGAACAGAATATGTTGGTTTGTAATCAGTTAGTTGAAGATGAAGACCCTCATAATGTTAAGTTGCAGGGAGCGGATATGTGGATTCAGGTATATGATATTCCGAAGGGGTTTATATCCGAGAATGTTTTAAAAAATGTGGGGAATGCAATAGGTCGATATATTAGATCGGATCCTATTAATTTCAATGGTATGTGGAAGGAGTATGTTAGAATTAGAGTCGCACTGAATGTTGAGAAACCTCTTAAACGAAGAATGAAGTTGAAGAGGGACAGTAATGCTTGGAACTGGATAAATTTTAAATATGAGAGGATGAgttctttttgttttgtttgtggCATAATAGGTCATTTAGAGAGGGAATGTAATGTTGTGTATGTGAATCCAGAGAAAGTTGTTGAAAGGGCATATGGTGCGTGGCTTAAAGCTCCAAATCGTAATAATAAAGCTGGTCCTGGTGCAAGGTGGTTGCGTATTGGTAATGAAGGAGGAACACGGTGGTCGGCTAATAAAAATATCGGTATGGGGTCGTCAAACACTGCATACGGCGGTAGGAAGGTGGATGAGAGATTCATGGATGTTGATGGGGGTATTCCGCGAAGTTTCAGGGGATCAAGAGTCTATCAAG GCCCGCCAGACATTATGAGTCTTTTAGCCTGGAACTGCCGTGGGCTGGCCAACTCTCGTGCAATTCggtttcttaaggaaacagtgTATCAATATAGGCCGAGTATTGTTTTTCTTTCTGAAACTTTAGTTAAAAATAAGAAAATTGCTGATATATGTAGAGCAATTGGTTTCTCTAGTTATCATGCTGTAGATGTGCAAGGTCATGGGGGTGGTCTTGCGTTGCTGTGGAAAATAGATGGAGGGGTTCAAGTTTTGGATAGTTGTAATAACTATATTGATTTCGAAGTTTCTCATGATCAAGAGG attttaatgatatGTTATTCGCTCATGAGAAGAAAGGAGGTCGTCCTCATCCACGAGGGTTGCTAAAAGGTTTTTCAGATATGATTATTGGATGTGGTTTGATAGATTTGGGGTTTGAAGGTGATAAATTCACTTGGGAAAAGTCTAGAGGAACGAAGAATTGGGTGCAGGAGAGGTTAGATAGATGCTTGGTTAACCAGGGATGGAAAAATTTATTTCCAGAGGTTGTTGTTAAGGTTGGGGATGTATCAACTTCTGATCATATTCCAATTTTTCCGAGTCTCAATAGAAAGGTATATGTGCAGAAAGGGAGGCGTTTTAAGTTTGAAAACATGTGGATTAGAGAAAAAGACTGTTATGGGTTGATTAAGGATTGTTGGAATGCTGGAGTATGA